CAAGTGTTGCGTTAAATGAACTGCCGTCAAGATACTTCATGGAGATATCCTCAGCAATGATTCTTGGTAAAACAGTTACCTCATTAGCTCTTTGTTCACCAGTTTCTGGATTGTAAGCAGTAATAATATATGAATTAGGATCTAGTCTAATATTTAAACTAGCCATACCGTTTTCATCAGTTACACGAGTGTAGAACACACCATTAATATTAAATTTAACAGTAGTATTTGCCAATGCATTTCCATCACTGTCTAAGAATTTAGCCACATATGATGTTCCATTAAGGAAGTATAATGTAGTGTCATTTCCTAAAATTGTGCTTTTAACTAATACAGTAGCATCAGCAGTTGCCATATCATAATCATCAGTTCCGTTAAATACTGCACTTACTTTGTATTCATTAGGAACTAATCCAATACCCATTGAAGCCATACCGTTTTCATCAGTGATTTTAGCATAAACCCTGCCATTTATTGTGAAGTAAACAGTTGCATTAACTATTGGATTTCCAAATCCGTCAACAAGTTTAGCAATAAGTTTTTGAGAACCTCCGAAGTATTTAACAACATCATCCATTATTAAAGTGGTTCTGGTGTTTTTATTAACTGTTATAGTTCCGTTAACAACCATGGAATCATATTTGTTATCTCCAGTGTAGAATGTTACAACTTTGTAGCTTCCTTCATCCAAACCAGGAATGATAACTTTAGCAGTACCGTTAACAACTGTTCCGTTATAATCTGTTCCGTTTATTGTTACAATTACACTTCCGGTTCCGTCTTCAGGAACACTAACAGTTATTGTAGCATTTTCACCTTTAACAATATCTGCAATATCAACAGTCATATTATAATCAGACACTTTGGAAACAGTAAAAGCAGTAGAGTTTTTAATAGGTGCATAAATGTCATCACCATTATAGAACACATCTACACTGTAAGTACCATTAGCCAAATCAGAAATAGTTACACTAGCCATTCCATATTTAGTCATAACAGTGTAATTTTTACCATTAACACTTATAATTACCTCACCAGTTGCATCTTCAGGCAATGCAACACTAATTACAGCATTTTCACCAACTTTAATATTATCAACAGCAATATCAATTGTAGAAGCTAATTTAGTTACATTGAATTTAGCACTATCTTCACTAGCTAAATATTTGTCATCACCATTAAATTTAGCAACAACATCATAAGAACCACTAGCCAAACCAGATAAAGTTAAAGATCCTTTACCATCAACAACAGCAACATTATAAATTGCATCACCAACAGTAACACTAACTACTCCAGAAGTTATTTCAGGAACAGCAATACTAATAACAGCATCCTCACCAACTTTAATATTATCAACAGCAATATCAATTGTAGAAGCTAATTTAGTTACATTGAATTTAGCACTATCTTCACTAGCTAAATATTTGTCATCACCATTAAATTTAGCAACAACATCATAAGAACCACTAGCCAAACCAGATAAAGTTAAAGATCCTTTACCATCAACAACAGCAACATTATAAATTGCATCACCAACAGTAACACTAACTACTCCAGAAGTTATTTCAGGAACAGCAATACTAATAACAGCATCCTCACCAACTTTAATATCACTAACATTGACAGTAGTTGTAGAAGCTAATTTAGCTACATTGAATGTTGTTGAATTGTATGAAGTTTTATAGTATTTATCACCATTATAGTAAGCAAATACAGGACAATCACCAGTAGTTAAATCAGCTATTTTTAAAGTAGCTACACTATCTGTAATATCTACAACATAGGTTTTACCATTTACGAAGAATGTAACAGTTCCTGTTGCACCATTAGTAACAGTTGCAGTAATTACTGCTTCTTCACCGCATTTAATGTTTTTAGCTTCAACAGCAATTGAAGAATCAATTAAATCAATAGTGAATTTAGTGGAATTATAACTTTCAGTTACAATGGAATTTCCATTATATTTAGCTTCAATATAATATACTCCAGCAGGCAAATCACTTAAAGTTAATTTAGCAGAACCATTAACAATAGCTACATCATATTTGTCACCGTCTACAATAACAGCAATGTTTCCAGTAGCTTTTTTATCAATAGTCACATCAATTAAAATTTTTCCAGGTTCTTCAGAAGTAATGTTGAATATTAAATCAGAACTTCTAGGATAGTTGTTTTCAACTACATTGTTTTTACCTGCTTTAATTTCAACAGCAGCATCTCCACCCAGATTACGAGTAATCAATAAGTTGCCAGTTACATTAGATCCGTCTACATTAATAAATGAAACTGCATAATGGCCGTCAACGTATATTCTGTTGTCACGTATATCAAATGAACGGTCTCCGTACATGTATTGAGCATAGCTGATACCATACATATAATTTTCAGGACTATAATCGCCCACGTTGTAAGTGTAGATTGTGTTGTTGTATATTTTTGCATTACCGTTTTGCACTTCAATACCTGAAACTAAAGCCCAGCTACCACTAGCAGAAGCTAAACCTGTTACATTAATTAAGTTATTTGCAATGTAAAGTTCAGATGTTCCGCCAGTCATACTTGCAAAGTAAATACCTAAGTTTGGACCGTTACTTATACTTGTAATGTTGTTTCCAATCATAGATACTTCACATTCTACGCCTTGTATTGCATATGCAGTACCTGCAGCATCTTTACCACCAGCAGTAGACATTTTAAAGTCATTATTGGAAATCATTAAGTTTTTATTGTATCCAATGTTAATTCCATAGAGGTAATTGCTTGTACCAGCAGGAATAAGTGTATCAATCATTGAGAAATTATTTCCATCAATTACACAGTCATTAGATCCGACAATAAACATACATTGTAAAGTAGGGAAGCTGGCACTTCCATCATTTGCAGTAGTGTTTACATTGTTTTTGGAAAATGTTACATTATTACATTCCCTCATCCTAATTGGATTTACAGTGTTTACACCCATCATGAAGTATTTCATATCATAATTAGATGCAAATAGGTAAGGTAAAACAGCAGTAATATTATTTCCATTAATGAATGAATTAGAAACACCATCTATATTAATAACGCATGCAGTTAATGTATCATCTTTAGGACATGATTCAAAGAAAATATTGCTGTTAACAACATTTAAGTTTGAAACACCATTTGCATTAATTGCAACAGCATCTACACTTTCTTTAATAATATAGCTAATGTTCATATTAGAAACATTTACATTATTTCCAGCTACCAATATGAGAGCTCCACCATTATCAGCACATGAAACATTAGAGATTAAAGTTAATCCGTTTAATACTACATTATCTGAAAGCACAGCAAATGCTATGTTTCTTAATACTGCATTATCGCTGGTTATTTTAAGAGGAGTTGTAATAGAAATAAGATTTACAATATCTGAGAATTCTCCTTTAAATATTAATTCATCGAAAGGAACTTCTTCTCTTAATAATCCGTCTTCATCAAAGTAGATAAAGAATGTTTCATTAGTTACAACATTTCCGTAAACTGAAACATCAGAAGTAGCATTAATTAAAGTGTATGTTTCATCACCATAAGTTACAGCAATATCATATTTACCTGCAGTCAAATCAGAAATAGTTACATTAGCTTTTGAATCAGTAAATGAAAGAACATATTCTTTATTATTGATTTTAAGCATGAATTTTTCAGTTAAATTAGATAATGAATCAACAGTCACATCAATTATTACATCAGTGCCTTCAAATACATCTTTTGCAGTAATTGTAACATTGACAATTCCTCCAGGAAGGTTGTCTTTTACAATGTTTGTTTCAACAGTAGAATTAACTGCATTATCACCTAATTTATCTCCAGCAATTAAATAGTTATTGGTAATTACATTATCTCCACCAGTTGCAAGAATTGCTGCATCACCAGTAGCAAGTACAATATTATTATATTTAATTGTGTTTTTAGCACTTTGAACAGTAAGCATACCTCCAAATGTGGAGTTAATTAATGTAGTGTTAGTTGCACTGGATTTAATAGTTCCAACACCACTAATAGATACATTTTCAATAACTGCATTTTTACCGCTTACAGATAAAGAAGCAGCAGTTACATTAGCTACTTTAGCTCCTGCCTGAACTGTTAAAGCTGCAGTTGCACTACTATTAGATACAACAGAATTAGAACTGACAGATATAGCTTTTGCAGTGTTATTGTAAGCAACTGAACCTGATCCGATAGTTAAAGTACCTGAAACAGTGTTGTTGTAAGCAATAGAACTAGCTGCAACACTCATACTAGCTCCTCCAATTAAAACATTGTCACAGTAAGTGTTGTTGTTAGGAGTAGCACCCCATGCAGGAACAATACCATTACCAGCATAATTAATTACATTTCCTGCAATTAAATTATTATTACCGTTAATTCCAATACCGTAACAAAATGCCGCAGCAGGACTTGGACCTGTTATTTTATTATTGATGATTTTATTGTAATCATTACTTAAATCACAGCCTGCATCGTTAAAGGTATTCAAGTAAAGTAAATTACCTACATTACCTTCACCGACAATAGTGTTATTTTCAACAGTACAATTTTGAACGTGAGTTAAAACAATACTGCTTGACCCACCATTATTGCTGGTGTAAATGTAGCTGTTCTTAAGAGTTACATTAGTAGATCCGTGACGTATAGCAGTAGTTCCAACACCAGAACCAACTCTTTTATTTTCAACAATTACACTAATATTATTTAAAACTACATTATGAGCATCATAAATCCAAACCTGAGTGTTATGGAATATAATACCAGACACATTGGATCCGGAACCTCCATTATTGATTGTAAAGCATGAACCTGGATTTTCTCCAAGTAAACTACCTGCAGTAGTGTTTAAATCAATAAATGCATCACCAGTAGTTGAAATCATATTAATTGGTTTATTAATAGCTAAATCAAATTTAACATCATCATGACTATAGAATTTACCTCTGAAGTCTAAAGTTGCACCTTCAGGAACATAATCTGCTAAAGTACCGTTAATAAAGTAATCAAAGAATGTTTCATTAGTTACAATACCATCAAATACTTTAAATGTTGTGCTGTTGGTTGAAGATTTAAATTTGCCATCACCATCATAATCCACTTTAACAGTATTTTCACCAGCAGGCAAATCAGATACTTTTAAAGTAGCTTTACCATCAGTTAAATTAACAGTGTAAGTTTTACCACCAACCATGATGTTTGCAGTACCAGTTGCAGCAGAATTAAGAGTTATGCCAATAACTGCTTCTTCACCAATCCATGCATTATTTACATCAATTATAATATCGGTAGACATAGGATAATTATTTTTAACTACATTATTAGTTCCTGATTTAAATATTGCTGCATCATCACCGTTTAACTCATGTGCATACAATGTGTTTCCAATTATTTGTGAATCTTTAGCAGATTTAATTAATACTGCATATTTTCCTTCAGAATAAATGGTATTATTCTGAATATCAAATTGGTGGCTTCCGCTGGTTGATTGTACATAAGTAATTCCTGCAATATTATTGTCATCATTATATTCGTTTACATTTTGAACATAGATAGTGTTATTATATGCTTTAGCTACAGTATCCTGGAATTCCATACCTGAAACCAAAGCAAATTCGGCAGGTCCAGCAAAACCAGTTACATTAATCCAATTATTCTCAACAGTAATTTCAGTAGCACCATAATAATTTTGTGAGTACACTCCTAAATTAGGACCGTTAGATACTGTGGTTAAATTATTTCCTTTAACTACAAAATTATTATAAGGACCTGTAACCTGTACAGCATAAGCAGCGCCGGCACCCTCTTTACCACCAGTAGTATTAAGTAATACACGATTATCTTCAACAATTACACTGTTGGATTCATAAAAATCAAGTGCATAAATATAACTTGAATTTCCTTTCAGAGTTATTAAATCAGTATGAGAAATAGTATTGTTTTTAATTAATAAATTATTAGCAGTATGAGCAATAAATGCATCGAAAGTAGGGAAATTAGCATTATTTCCTTTAGTCCAAGCAGAATTATCCACTATATTATTAATAATTTTAACATTTTCTGATTTTTCCACACCAATTGCAAATACCAAATCAGTGTCAATACTTCCCCAATGGCTGTACTCAACATCCACTAACGGACATGAAGTAGTAATTATATTTGAATCAACAACAGCATTGTTACTTTTTGCTATTTTTATACCCTGAGCAAATACTTTACCGTCAACATTGTTTCCAGTAAAAGTAATTGTACTGTTTACTAATTTAAAGTTATCTGCACCACTAGCATAAACTGCAATTGCATTATTAGAACCATCAGTAGCATTATAATCAATAGTAATATTATTCACTGTGACATCACTACCGATAGCATATATAAGTACACCATCAGTATCAGCAACATAATCAGTAGCATTTAAAGTTAAATTATTTAAAGTAGTTCCTTGTTCACACATTATTGCAATATTTCTTAATACTGCATTATCACCATTAATAACAATAGCTCTTGGAACATAAACAACATTTACACCAAGATTAGAGAATTCACCTTTGAATATCAAAGTATCAAAAGTAATATCTCCCAATAACATTCCGTCATCACCAAAGTAATCAAAGAATGTTTCATTAGTTACAATATTGGTTAATTCTTTAGTGGTAACTGGAACGGTTAAAGTTTGACTGCCTGATTTAACAGTAATTTGATCATTACCTTTTACAGTGTAAGTTACACTAGCTACCCCATTATCAGTAGCTGCAACATCACTGGATAAAGTTCCATTAACAGCTTCAAAATTAACATTAATAGATGGAATAGATTTAGCTAATTCTTTAATTACGCCATTTGCATTATAATGATTGAAGTTAACTGTTAAAATTTTTTCATTTCCAACTATGACCTTTTCAATACTTGTTGGATCAACACTCATGACAACCCAGTTAGAAACATCAACATCATCACATGGTTCATCATAATAATCTAAACCAGCACCAACTAAAGTTGAAGGATTGCTGTTAGTTCCCCACCAGTTATATTGAGCATTAGCACTTGGTTCACGGCCTTCATTGTAAATTAATTTATTAGTTCCTTTTCCAAGTAATGCAGAGTAATGTAAAGTTAAAATACCTGAATTGTAAATATCATCACCATAATAACCAGTATTTCCATTGGAAGCTGCATTAGCATCAAAAATGGAAGTTTCAATATTTAAGGTACCTTTATTATAAATAGCTCCACCATCTTTATTAGCTTTGTTTCCAATGAATTTGGAATCTTTAATGGTTGCAGTACTTGAATCAGATTCAATGTGAATTGCTCCACCATTTCCTACAGTAACTACATTATTTTCAAATGTTGCATTATTAACATTTAAAGTTCCTTTATTAAGCCAAATACCACCTAATCTAGCAGTATTATCAGATAGTGTAGAGTTAATTACATTTACAGCACCACCATCAATATATAAAAATGCATAAGTAGTACCTTTACCAACATTATTACTGGAAATAGATGTATTGATAATATCAAGATTACCTGAATTAAATATTAATCCGTAACCGTCATTTTCATAAATATTTGAATTAACAATAGTCATTACACCAGTATTATATATTGAACTTACAGTAGGAGTACTTCCTGATTTTTGAGTGTTTTTGTAAATGCTTACATTATTTAAGTTTACAGTTCCTTTACTTTGCATAACTCCACCATAATTATTTAATGCATTGGTAAATGCAACATTAGTGAAGTTAACAATTGTATTCTCATTTATATTCATGATTTTAGAAGCATTACCATCAATGATAACTTTTCCTGAACCAATCATTGCAAATGATTTAGCTATTGTTAAAGAATTAGCAATATAAGTACCTTCACCTACATGAATAGTGTAACCTTCAGCAACTAATTCAATTGCTTTTGCAATAGTAGCTACAGGACTATCCTGACTACCATCATTTGCATCACTACCAGTAGATGATACCCAAACATCAGTTACTGGAAGTTTTGCAACAACTTCAATAGTTAAAGTTTGACTACCTGATTTAACAGCAATCTGATCATTGCCATTTACAGTGTATGAAACAGCAGCAACACCATTAACAGTAGAAACAAGATTACTTGCTAAAGTACCATTAACAGCACTAAATTCTACATCAATAGCAGGAAGAGGTTTTGACAAGCCATTTATAGTATCAAAACTTGAATATTTGTTGAAATTAACAGATATTGTTTTTACATCACCTATTTCAGCATCTGTTACAGTAGTTGGATCTGCACTCATGATTACCCAATTGTTTAATGTTACTGTTGAAGGCACTAAATTCTTAGGAGAATTAGTTCCCCACCAGTTGTAATTAACTGTAGCAACACCAGATGCAGATTCAGCATTAGATATTGCATAGTCTCCTTCAGCAACATTATCTAATAAAACTGAATATGAAATGGTTGAATTACTGCCACCATTTAAGTATAATGCAGCACCTAATTTAGCCTGATTGTTTTTGAAAACAGAATCTGTAACACTGACATTACCGTTTAATGAAGTGTATATTGCTCCTCCCTGACCACCAGTGAATTTTCCAGGATTAGCTTTGTTATTAATAAACATAGATTCTTTTATAATACATTCTCCACCAGAAACAAATAATGCTCCTCCCTGACCAGTATTTGCACTATTACTTTCAAATGTAGAATTAATTATATTAACAATACCTATAGTTGCATCAGATGATTTAGTTGCATAAATAGCTCCACCATATTTAACAGCATTATTTCTAAATACAGTATTGGAGATAGTTGCATTTGCTGAAGTTGTATAAACTATACCATAAGAATTAGAAAATGAAGTCATATCATTATTATAAAACTCAGAATTATCAATAACTAATAATGTATCATTTTGATTGTTTACAACACCTTTGCCTGCAGAATTTTGATAAAATTTAGAATTATTAATATTTAATTTATTTTTATTAGTAATTATAGTTCCAGAATTACCAGTGGCCTTATTTGAATAAAAGTTAGAGTTAGAAATGGTTAACTTACCTTCATTTGAAATAGCACCTACAAGAGCATCATTACCATTTGTGAAAGACAAATTAGTTAAAACAACAGTTGCATCAGCAGTTACTTCCATAATTTTTGAAGCATTACCATCAATTACTGTATTAGCACTACCTTCTAAAGTTAAACTTTTAGAAATGCTTAAAGTTTTATCATTTACATAATTACCATCAGCAATATGAATAGTATAACCATCTCCAGCAAGTTCAATAGCTTTTGCAATAGTAGCTACAGGATTAGCTTGACTACCATCATTATCATCACTACCTGTAGTTGCTACCCAAATATCAGCTGCTGCTTGTTTTGCAACAACATCAATAGTTAAACTTTGACTACCTGATTTAGCAGTGATTTTATCATTAGTTGTAGTAGTGTATGTTACAGTAGCTATACCATCTACACTAGCTACATTATTTTTACTTAAAGTACCACTAACAGCACTAAAGTCAACATTAATTCCAGAAATAGACTGAGCTAAATCTTGAATACTACCAGAAGCATCAGTATAATGATTAAAGTTAACACTTACATCAATAGCTTTACCACTTTCAGCATCAATAGTAGTTTCAGGAGTACTCATAACTACCCATTTATTTACATTATCACCAGTATAAGTATTAGTTCCCCACCAGTTGTAATCTAAATTAACAGTTGGAGTAACTCCAGATGCAATATTTAAATTTTTACTGAATCCATTATTCATAATAGAAGAATAAGTTAAATTAACAATGGAATTTTTAAAAATATAAGCTAATGCACTAGTATCTGCATTACCAAAAGTATTGTTTTCAATTATACAGTTAGTCATATTTAATGCAGTTACAAAATTAGCATAGCCCAAATATAACAAATATTGACCATTAATTCCACTTTCTGTTTTTCCAATTACATTATTGGAAATTACAGTATTGGAAATAGTTAAAGTACCCTTATTTTCTATAAGAGACATCATAGGTCCACTAGCTCCAGTTATACGAGAATTAGTTAAAGTTACAGTTGCATCTTTGTTATCTAAATAAAACACATTTCTTAAATGTACCGCAGCACCAGTTACAGAATCAGATAATTTAGGATTAATAATAGACAAATTATCAAAATTATATTCACCAGTGCCTGAAATATAAACAATAGATCCCCTAGTTACTCCACAGGTCACATCTTTTATTGTAGAATTAATAATATCTGCAACACCTGTTGTGTATAACTGCATTGCACCAAATTTAGCACTAATATCTGTAAAAGTACAATTAATTACTTTAAGATTTCCATTACCACCTACTCTTAAACCACAGGAACTACCACTAGCAGATGAAACCCCTGTGAAAACAAGATTAGTGAATTCTAAAGTACAGTCATTTTCAAGACATTCAAATACATTTGCACCATTACTACTTAATATAACATTACCTTCACCAACAAAAGATAAAGTTTTATTAAGACTTATTTTTCCCTGATTATAAGTTCCTTCTTTAATATGAATAGTAGATCCACTTTGAGCTAAGTCTACAGCTTTGCTGACACTAGCTACAGGACTAGCTTGACTACCATCATTATCATCACTACCAGTAGTTGCTACCCACACCTCACCAGATGGAGAATCGCCAACTACCTGAGAATCCTCTGAACTTATCTGATTAGCAAATACAACATCATCGACAGATATGTCTTCACTAATACCAATTGCATCAGATGAATTCATAACTATCTCATTACTATCTGCTGCACTTACACAAGATATTGAAAATGCCACAATAGCTATGAGACAGATTAATAAAATTTTCTTATCCATGAGTATCCTCCTTTTTATTTTATTTTGAAAATTTTAAGTTTTTGAAAGTTTTTATATTATCAAACATCACCAATATATCATTATAACCCCCACAATAAGTTAAACTAGCTTTAAACCAGCAAAACACACATCTATAAATTCAAAATAAATTTATCAAAACTAAACAAATTTTGAATATGATTTATATTTATATTATAAGGATATATTTAAGATTTATCAAATAATTTTGAAAAGTAAAAAATAAGTTACATCAGAATTTAAAAAAAAGAAGAAAAAAGATTAATCAATGGAATCAAAGGCTTTTTCAATAGCTTCTTTTTGATTCATTGCCCTGCAAGCCTCTTCAACCCTGTCAACATCTGCTTTTGTTTCAGGATATTTGGGAACTGCATGACATCCCCCGTCATCCAATTTAGAAATTTCAAAAGTTCCGATATCTTCAGCTATTCTGGTAATTTCCAATTTGTCCAGACCTATCAAAGGGCTTAAAATCGGCATGTCAACACCATGACGGGTAGCCAATATATTAGACAATGTCTGTGAAGCTACCTGACCTACACTGCTTCCGTCTACAATAGCTGATGCTCCATATTTATGTGCTAATTTTTCAGCTATTTTATACATCCCTGACTTGCATAAAACACAGGTCATTTTTTCCGGAGCACAGTCTTTAGCCTGCTGCAAATACTCCCCATATTTTACAACTTTTTTTGTAATAGGAACTCCTTTTGCATAACTTTGAAGCTGATCAATTATTTTATCAAAGTTTTCATGAACTTTAGGTCCTGTAAATGGAGCATTATCACAATGAAGTGCTATAACCTCGCATCCTCTTTTCATCATAAGATAAGCTGCCACCGGAGAATCAATACCGCTGGACACCAAAACAACAACCTTTCCCTGAGTTCCCAGTGGAAGGCCTCCCGGACCGTCAATTTTTTCATGATAAATAAAAGCTTCATCATCTCTTACTTCAACATAAATTTTAAGTTCAGGATTTGTTAAATCAACAGGACATCCTACTTTTTTAACAACTACAGAACCGCAGAATGCAGCCATTTCCTGAGATGTGAAATCATGGTTTCCAACCCTTCTGCATTTTATGGCAAATCTTGTATCTTTGCCTATGAATCCATCATCAACAAGATTATCTACATATTCACCTAATGTTTTTTCAATATCTTCATAGTTTCCATATGTTGAAACAGCCGGAGAGTAAGATACAACACCAAATACCTTATTTAAATTTTCCAAACACTCGCCATAGTTTTTTGGAAAGATATATATTCTTCCCTGGTTTCTGTCAACTTCACAGTCAATAGCTGCTTTAATATTTTTAACCAATTTGCGCTCAAAACGTGCTCTTACTTTTGAGCTTTTTAAACCAATTTCACCATAACGTGCTATAACTACATCATAATTCATATTATTCCTCTTTTAATACTTTAAGGTGTCCAGCCATAAATTTAAGAGTAGATCCCTGTACCAGTACTGAAATACAAGTAACAACCATTACAATATCAAATATCATTTGTGCATTATAAATACCATGTACCAATGGATAAAATGCAAATACAATAGGTACTGCCCCTTTAATTCCTGCCCATGAAACAAACGCCTTTGAAGGTCTGTCTATATCAAATGGAGCCAAAGATATCAGTACTGCAATTGGCCTTGCCACAAATGTCAGTATCATTGCAATCCATATTGCCGGAATTAACATAGGTATAAGTTCCTTTATTGATGAAAATGCACCAAGTAATACAAACATCACAATCTGCATAATCCATGCAATACCTTCGAAAAAGGATAATTGAGTATATTTATATTTGATTTTACAATTACCTATTATTACTGCCGCAATATATACTGACAGGAATCCATTTCCCCCAACAACTTCAGTAGCTGCAAATGAAAGAATAGCTGCAGACAATAACAGTACCGGATACAATCCCTCAACGCTTAATTTAATCCTTGCAAGCAATTTTGAAAATCCTTTACCTAAAATTGCTCCCATTATTAAACCTAAAGCCAGTGATTTAAAGAAATTAAATATTAGAAGCAACATAGATGTCTCAGGATGAATTATTAAATAAATCACTGATGTTACAAGTATATAAGCCATAGGA
This genomic stretch from Methanobrevibacter smithii ATCC 35061 harbors:
- the thiI gene encoding tRNA uracil 4-sulfurtransferase ThiI, with the protein product MNYDVVIARYGEIGLKSSKVRARFERKLVKNIKAAIDCEVDRNQGRIYIFPKNYGECLENLNKVFGVVSYSPAVSTYGNYEDIEKTLGEYVDNLVDDGFIGKDTRFAIKCRRVGNHDFTSQEMAAFCGSVVVKKVGCPVDLTNPELKIYVEVRDDEAFIYHEKIDGPGGLPLGTQGKVVVLVSSGIDSPVAAYLMMKRGCEVIALHCDNAPFTGPKVHENFDKIIDQLQSYAKGVPITKKVVKYGEYLQQAKDCAPEKMTCVLCKSGMYKIAEKLAHKYGASAIVDGSSVGQVASQTLSNILATRHGVDMPILSPLIGLDKLEITRIAEDIGTFEISKLDDGGCHAVPKYPETKADVDRVEEACRAMNQKEAIEKAFDSID
- a CDS encoding potassium/proton antiporter, whose protein sequence is MFDVHLVLLFIGFLLLVCVLLSKFTAKIGVPALLIFLIVGLILDTNQVISSSITNYNMIQSISIFALIIIMFSGGLDTELANIKRVTWEGISLSTVGVFITAIVVGILVHLLFGLGWLDSFLIGSIISSTDAAAVFSIFKTQKLHIKDNLDHMLELESATNDPMAYILVTSVIYLIIHPETSMLLLIFNFFKSLALGLIMGAILGKGFSKLLARIKLSVEGLYPVLLLSAAILSFAATEVVGGNGFLSVYIAAVIIGNCKIKYKYTQLSFFEGIAWIMQIVMFVLLGAFSSIKELIPMLIPAIWIAMILTFVARPIAVLISLAPFDIDRPSKAFVSWAGIKGAVPIVFAFYPLVHGIYNAQMIFDIVMVVTCISVLVQGSTLKFMAGHLKVLKEE